CACGCGACGAAGAAAGCAGGAAGTAGCAGATGGTGAGCACCGAGAAGCGCGCCGCCGACCTGCGCGGGCCGCTGACCCGGTTCCGCGTGGCGGCCTACGTCACCGGCGTCGGCCTGCTCGGCCTGGTCGTGGTGATGATCTGGCGCTACGTGTTCGACAACCCCGGCCCGTCGGCGGTGTACTCGCCGATCCACGGTGTGGTCTTCATGGTCTACGCCGCGCTCACCATCGACCTGGCGATCAAGGCCCGCTGGTCGTGGAAGGCGGTGGCCGGTGTGCTGCTGGCCGGCTGCGTTCCGTTTGTGTCCTTTGTGGTCGAACGCAAGGTCACCGCGAAGACGCAGGCGGGCGAGCGGCTGTAACTCCCTTCCGCCGGAAGGTCAGCGCCACCAGCAGGGTGCCGGTGGCGATCACGGCGGCCGCGGTGAACGCCGCGGTCATGCCCTCGGTCAAGCCGATCGCACCGTCCGAGTTCCGCGAAGCCACCCCGAACACGGTCACCAGCACGGCCAGTCCCACGGCCGACCCGAGCTGCTGCATGGTCTGCAGCACCCCGCCCGCCGCCCCGGCGTCCTCCTGGCGCGCGCTCGCCATGATGATCACGTTGAGCGGGGTGAACGCGGTGCCCGCGCCCAGCCCCATCAGCAGCATCGGGCCGAACAGGCCGGGGAAGTAGGCGGTGTCCGGGGTCAACCCGGTCAGCCAGCCGAGCCCGGCGATCATCAGCAGGCAGCCGGTGACCGCGAGCGCCTTCGGCCCGAACCGGGGCAGCAGCCGCGGCACGAACCGGCTCAGCCCGAACACCGCCCCGGCCATCGGCAGGAAGGCGAACCCGGTGGCCAGCGGCCCGAACCCGCTCAGCTCCTGCATGAACTGGGTGAGGAAGTAGAACATCGACATCATCGCCATCGGGCCGAAGAAGAAGTTGAGGTAGGCCGCCGCGCGATCCCGGTCGGCGAACAGGCCCAGCGGCATCAGCGGTTGCCGCGTGCGCAGTTCGACCAGCACAAAAATCGCCAGCAGCACGAGCCCGCCGGCCAGGCACAGCACGGTCACGCCGTGGGTCCAGCTGTCGGTGGCGGCGTGGTTGAAGCCGTAGACCAGCGTCGCGATGCCGAGCGTGGCCAGCAGTGCGCCGGGCAGGTCGAGCCGGGCGCGGGTGCGGGGTGGTTCGGCCACGTACCGCGTGGCGAGCAGGCAGACCGCGATGCCGAACGGCACGTTGATGAACAGCGCCGCGCGCCACGAGAACCAGTCGGTGAGCAGGCCGCCGACCAGCAGCCCGAGCGCGAACCCGCCGCTGGCGACGCTGGTGAACAGGGCCAGCGCCCTGGTGCGGGCGGCGGGTTCGGTGAAGGTGGTGGTGATCAGCGCGAGCGTGCTCGGCCCGGCGGCCGCGGCGCCGACGCCCTGCAGCACACGCGCGGCGACCAGCCAGAACGCCGAGTCGGCGAGGCCGCCGAGCAGGGAGGCGGCGGTGAACACGGCGACGCCGGAGACGAACAGCCGCCGCCTGCCGAACAGGTCACCCGCGCGGCCGCCGAGCAGCAGCAGACCGCCGAAGACCAGGCTGTACGCGGTGATCACCCAGGACAGGCCGGTCGGGCTGAAGCCGAGTTCGGCCTGGATGCCGGGCAGCGCCACGTTCATCACGGTGACGTCGAGGATGAGCATGAGCTGCGCGGTGAGCACGGTGGCCAGCGCCAGGCCCGGCCGGGTGGCCGGAGGTGCCGGAAGTGTGGGTGTGGACACGAAGTTGTCTCCAAGCGGATGCGGGAACCCCAGAGAACCTAAGCGGAGAGATTCTCCGCTTGGTCTTGGGGTTAGCATAAGGAGAGAGTCTCCGCTTCCGCAAGCCTAACCGGAGAATCTATCCGCTTAGCTGACGAGGAGGTCGCCGATGCGGGCCGACGCACGCCGCAAC
The genomic region above belongs to Amycolatopsis sp. YIM 10 and contains:
- a CDS encoding DUF3817 domain-containing protein, whose amino-acid sequence is MVSTEKRAADLRGPLTRFRVAAYVTGVGLLGLVVVMIWRYVFDNPGPSAVYSPIHGVVFMVYAALTIDLAIKARWSWKAVAGVLLAGCVPFVSFVVERKVTAKTQAGERL
- a CDS encoding MFS transporter → MSTPTLPAPPATRPGLALATVLTAQLMLILDVTVMNVALPGIQAELGFSPTGLSWVITAYSLVFGGLLLLGGRAGDLFGRRRLFVSGVAVFTAASLLGGLADSAFWLVAARVLQGVGAAAAGPSTLALITTTFTEPAARTRALALFTSVASGGFALGLLVGGLLTDWFSWRAALFINVPFGIAVCLLATRYVAEPPRTRARLDLPGALLATLGIATLVYGFNHAATDSWTHGVTVLCLAGGLVLLAIFVLVELRTRQPLMPLGLFADRDRAAAYLNFFFGPMAMMSMFYFLTQFMQELSGFGPLATGFAFLPMAGAVFGLSRFVPRLLPRFGPKALAVTGCLLMIAGLGWLTGLTPDTAYFPGLFGPMLLMGLGAGTAFTPLNVIIMASARQEDAGAAGGVLQTMQQLGSAVGLAVLVTVFGVASRNSDGAIGLTEGMTAAFTAAAVIATGTLLVALTFRRKGVTAARPPASSR